A region of the Agrobacterium sp. RAC06 genome:
CCACCGAGAACCAGCACCAACGCCACCACATGGAAGACTTCCAGCTTTTCGCCGAGAATGGTGACCGATAGCAGCGTGCCGAAGACCGGAACGAGATTGATGAAGAGGCCGGCCCGGTTGGCGCCGATGCCTTCGACGCCCTTGATGTAGAGGATCTGCGAGATCAGCGAGGGGAACAGCCCGGCATAGAGAATGATCAGCCAGCCGCGCGTATCGGGGAGGATCAGCTCGCCTCGGCCCGCTTCCCACCAGAGAAGCGGCAGACAGGTGACGGCGGCGGCGAGTGCCGGCACCGCCATCAGGCTCTTCCAGTGGACAGGTGGCTTCCAGCGCAATGACACGGTGTAGATCGCGTAAGCGATGCCGGCAAACAGCATCAGCAGATCGCCATAATTCAGCGTCAGGGTTAGCAAGGTCTGGAGATCGCCATGGGAGGCGGTGACGGCAGCCCCGATGAAGCTGATCATGAAGCCCAGGATCTGGACCGCAGAGACGGCAATGCGAAACAGCAGGAAGTTGATGACGAAGATCAGGACCGGGATCGCACCCTGTTCGATCGCGCCGTTGACCGCGCTGGTATACTTGAGCGCCGTATAGAGAAAGCCGTTGAAGGCGGCATAGCCCACCGCGCCGTAGAAGATCAGCAGCTTCCAGTTGGCTTTGAGGACATCCCAGTCCTTGCGGATCTGCGGGATTGCAATTGACGCGATCACGAGGGTCGCCAGCGCCCAGCGGCCGAAGCTCAGGACCATCGGGCTCACATGGCCAAGCGCCAGCTTGCCAGCAATCGTATTGCCGCCCCAGAGCAAGGTCGTGATGACGAGAAATGTATAGGCGCGGATGGGCAAAGACGTCATTCCCTGCATGCGGACGCCGCTTGCCGAAACCGTGTGCCCCCCGGTCCGTCACGGCGCAATTGCCTCCGAAATAGGCCAGGGGGGACGCTTTGTCACGTAAAAAGCCAAATCGCCCGTCAAGACGGGTCGATTTCCCAAAAACAACACAGTATAGATGCGCGGGTTTGGGAAGGCGCAGGCACTGCGCAATATACAGGATTATGTGATGACGAATGTCGTGGTGATTGGTTCGCAATGGGGTGACGAGGGCAAGGGCAAGATTGTCGACTGGCTCTCTGAACGTGCGGACATCGTGGTCCGCTTCCAGGGCGGACACAATGCCGGCCACACGCTCGTCATCGACGGCGTTTCCTACAAGCTCTCGCTGCTTCCCTCGGGCGTCGTGCGCCCGGGCAAGAAGGCTGTCATCGGCAATGGCGTGGTCGTTGATCCGCATGCGCTGATCGCCGAAATCGGCCGTCTGAAGGATCAGGGCGTCGAAGTGACCCCGGACAATCTGCGGATCGCCGAAAACGCCACGC
Encoded here:
- a CDS encoding DMT family transporter, with translation MPIRAYTFLVITTLLWGGNTIAGKLALGHVSPMVLSFGRWALATLVIASIAIPQIRKDWDVLKANWKLLIFYGAVGYAAFNGFLYTALKYTSAVNGAIEQGAIPVLIFVINFLLFRIAVSAVQILGFMISFIGAAVTASHGDLQTLLTLTLNYGDLLMLFAGIAYAIYTVSLRWKPPVHWKSLMAVPALAAAVTCLPLLWWEAGRGELILPDTRGWLIILYAGLFPSLISQILYIKGVEGIGANRAGLFINLVPVFGTLLSVTILGEKLEVFHVVALVLVLGGIAIAEWGKPAPDKAPR